In one Catenulispora sp. EB89 genomic region, the following are encoded:
- a CDS encoding NAD(P)-dependent oxidoreductase produces the protein MKIAVYGATGMIGSRVVAEALARGHEVTGITRTGGELPEGVRAVRGNAGDAESAKRVAADADVVVSAIGPSRTGGDRREFLADLRTLAETLGSARLLVVGGAGSLLVNGRRLVDDPAFPEIYKAEALIAAEALEYVRGLGDTADWTFFSPAPVIQPGERTGAYQTGTDSPAGDQISAEDFAVAMLDEIEKPAFRHRRFTAAN, from the coding sequence ATGAAGATCGCCGTCTACGGAGCCACCGGCATGATCGGCAGCCGGGTGGTGGCCGAGGCGCTGGCCCGCGGCCACGAGGTCACCGGCATCACGCGCACCGGCGGCGAGCTGCCCGAGGGCGTGCGCGCGGTGCGGGGGAACGCCGGCGACGCCGAGTCCGCCAAGCGCGTCGCGGCCGACGCCGACGTCGTCGTCTCCGCGATCGGGCCGAGCCGCACCGGCGGCGACCGGCGCGAGTTCCTGGCCGACCTGCGGACCCTGGCCGAGACGCTGGGCAGCGCGCGCCTGCTCGTCGTCGGCGGCGCGGGCTCGCTGCTGGTGAACGGCCGGCGGCTGGTCGACGACCCCGCGTTCCCCGAGATCTACAAGGCCGAGGCGCTCATCGCGGCCGAGGCCCTGGAGTACGTCCGCGGCCTCGGCGACACCGCCGACTGGACGTTCTTCAGCCCGGCCCCGGTGATCCAGCCCGGCGAGCGCACCGGCGCCTACCAGACCGGCACGGACTCCCCCGCCGGCGACCAGATCTCCGCCGAGGACTTCGCGGTCGCGATGCTGGACGAGATCGAGAAGCCGGCCTTCCGGCACCGCCGGTTCACCGCCGCGAACTGA
- a CDS encoding winged helix-turn-helix transcriptional regulator: MVTIAGPARPRLVDELRPEASGEPGAAADRGDLFDADCPTRQILDRIGDKWTVLVVLLLSDGPMRFTELRANLGRVAPKVLTQSLRRMERDGLVTREVFAEVPPRVEYTLTDLGHSLAGPIAVIGNWAEVNMPRFAAAQAAYDAAHGD; the protein is encoded by the coding sequence ATGGTTACTATTGCCGGACCAGCGCGACCACGCCTGGTCGACGAGCTCCGGCCGGAGGCGTCCGGCGAGCCCGGGGCCGCCGCGGACCGCGGCGACCTGTTCGACGCCGACTGCCCGACGCGCCAGATCCTGGACCGCATCGGCGACAAGTGGACGGTCCTGGTCGTCCTGCTCCTGTCCGACGGCCCGATGCGCTTCACCGAACTGCGCGCCAATCTCGGCCGCGTCGCTCCGAAGGTCCTCACCCAATCCCTGCGCCGCATGGAGCGCGACGGCCTGGTCACCCGCGAGGTCTTCGCCGAGGTCCCGCCCCGCGTGGAGTACACCCTCACCGACCTGGGCCACTCCCTGGCCGGCCCGATCGCGGTGATCGGGAACTGGGCCGAGGTGAACATGCCGCGGTTCGCGGCCGCGCAGGCGGCTTATGACGCGGCGCACGGGGACTGA